The Dasania marina DSM 21967 genome contains a region encoding:
- the gspN gene encoding type II secretion system protein N: MLLKVWQWRYKVYALLFCIFVLTSAPASLLTLLVKSAAPNLLLGEAHGSFWQGKVAQAAVKINGGSLYLGKLQWSIQPLSLLLLSPSISIKTEAAGQTLMATAKAYPNGSVNLSDVRGEVPVSIIEPWVPVLISGQVFFDFNRIAIKENTIKKLQGAINLRDIIWRGGDVPMPLGNYQAQLSSNAEAITVNISDKNARLGLEGLVNAMFSGEYQMELTASAREGLNPAVIKSVAWLGKKRGEGVVVIGRRGEWK; this comes from the coding sequence GTGTTGTTAAAGGTTTGGCAATGGCGTTATAAAGTTTATGCGCTGCTATTTTGTATTTTTGTATTAACCAGTGCTCCGGCGTCCTTGTTAACCTTACTCGTTAAAAGTGCAGCACCCAATTTACTGCTGGGCGAGGCTCACGGGTCTTTTTGGCAGGGCAAGGTTGCCCAGGCGGCGGTAAAAATTAATGGCGGCAGTCTTTATTTAGGCAAACTGCAGTGGTCTATTCAGCCGTTAAGCTTATTGTTACTAAGCCCCAGCATCAGTATTAAAACCGAGGCGGCAGGGCAAACCTTAATGGCAACGGCCAAGGCTTACCCTAATGGCAGCGTAAACCTAAGCGATGTGCGCGGTGAGGTGCCGGTATCGATTATCGAACCTTGGGTGCCGGTATTAATCAGCGGCCAGGTGTTTTTTGATTTTAACCGCATAGCCATTAAAGAAAACACAATTAAAAAGCTACAAGGTGCCATTAACTTACGCGACATCATCTGGCGCGGCGGTGACGTACCCATGCCACTGGGTAATTACCAAGCGCAGCTGAGCAGCAATGCCGAAGCTATTACCGTAAACATAAGCGACAAGAATGCCCGCTTGGGTTTAGAGGGTTTGGTAAACGCCATGTTTAGTGGTGAGTATCAAATGGAGTTAACCGCAAGCGCGAGAGAGGGCTTGAACCCTGCGGTAATTAAGTCGGTGGCTTGGTTGGGTAAGAAGCGGGGTGAGGGGGTTGTGGTTATTGGGCGTAGGGGGGAGTGGAAATAA
- the gspK gene encoding type II secretion system minor pseudopilin GspK, translating to MKYLARPNIAKAIKKQAGAALVVALLIVFIVASLAVTVSSDFLVMFRRVENQIHGQQAYAYLVGAEGLGRSAVLQDPSWSYDHLSEGILQQPTAFANEIAQFTGTLSDIQGRININTLQSASKGSAGDYTVPQERFIRLLQTLNLEAPLELFTAEEIANAVFDWLDVDNNERDPGGAESYYYSEATPPGRAGNRAMQSVSELRWVKGITPELYQALLPHITLWGNGKININTATEEVLRSLNKPKDLRPLSQMDVAILVEAQQPEEGGYDDISVFTQPPLADLKIDSSELAVNSEMFLLSTKVLMLDREYHLYSVIFRSNDSATVIARSQQPL from the coding sequence TTGAAATACTTAGCACGCCCTAACATCGCCAAGGCGATTAAAAAACAAGCCGGCGCTGCCTTGGTGGTGGCCCTGCTTATTGTGTTTATCGTGGCTTCCTTGGCAGTTACCGTAAGCAGCGATTTTTTAGTGATGTTTAGGCGTGTAGAAAACCAAATTCACGGCCAGCAGGCCTATGCGTATTTGGTGGGGGCTGAAGGTTTAGGGCGTAGTGCCGTATTGCAGGATCCTAGCTGGAGCTATGATCACCTCAGTGAAGGTATTTTGCAGCAGCCCACAGCCTTTGCTAATGAGATTGCCCAATTTACCGGAACCTTGTCAGATATACAGGGGCGCATCAACATCAACACGCTACAGTCGGCTAGTAAAGGCTCTGCAGGTGATTACACTGTGCCGCAGGAGCGTTTCATACGGCTATTACAAACGTTAAATTTGGAAGCGCCCTTGGAGCTGTTTACCGCAGAAGAAATTGCCAATGCGGTGTTTGATTGGTTGGATGTTGATAATAATGAGCGCGATCCCGGTGGTGCTGAGTCCTATTATTACAGCGAGGCCACGCCGCCAGGGCGGGCTGGCAACCGCGCTATGCAAAGTGTGAGTGAGCTGCGTTGGGTAAAAGGCATTACCCCAGAACTTTACCAAGCGCTACTGCCGCATATTACCCTATGGGGTAATGGCAAAATTAACATCAATACGGCTACTGAAGAAGTGTTGCGCAGTTTAAACAAGCCTAAAGATTTAAGGCCTTTATCGCAGATGGACGTTGCAATTTTAGTCGAGGCGCAACAGCCCGAAGAGGGCGGCTATGACGATATTAGTGTTTTTACCCAGCCGCCTTTAGCGGATTTAAAAATAGATAGCAGTGAGCTAGCGGTGAATAGCGAAATGTTTTTACTAAGCACTAAGGTGCTCATGTTAGATAGAGAGTACCATCTATACAGTGTTATTTTTCGCAGTAATGATAGCGCCACCGTAATAGCTAGAAGCCAGCAACCCTTATAA
- the gspM gene encoding type II secretion system protein GspM, with protein sequence MHALQSIQQQLLERFNQLKRKEQYYVAALLLLLVPYVFYVAIWQPVLTDNKKLQQANIVAQQQLQNVQQLAAQYKKLQNSSGVHNTDVNLPQLVDSSLLRHQLRLKRMQPSASGDIQLRFEDVSFNDLVAWLHELESEYAVIVKDASITPGNSDGVVSSSVRIRKG encoded by the coding sequence ATGCATGCATTACAGTCTATACAGCAACAACTGCTAGAGCGCTTTAATCAACTGAAACGCAAAGAGCAATATTACGTGGCCGCTTTGCTACTGTTGTTAGTGCCCTATGTTTTTTATGTAGCGATATGGCAGCCCGTGCTTACCGACAATAAAAAGTTGCAGCAGGCTAATATTGTCGCGCAACAGCAGTTGCAAAATGTGCAACAACTGGCAGCACAATATAAAAAATTACAAAACAGCTCTGGCGTGCACAATACCGACGTCAATTTGCCGCAGCTGGTGGATAGCAGCTTGCTGCGCCATCAATTAAGGCTAAAACGCATGCAGCCTTCGGCCAGTGGCGACATACAGCTGCGTTTTGAAGATGTGTCGTTTAATGACTTAGTGGCTTGGTTGCACGAGCTAGAGAGTGAGTACGCGGTTATTGTTAAAGATGCCTCCATTACGCCGGGCAATAGTGATGGCGTAGTCAGTAGTTCTGTTCGTATACGTAAGGGTTGA
- a CDS encoding prepilin-type N-terminal cleavage/methylation domain-containing protein — translation MHSHQQGFSLIELLVVLLIIGFGIGMVAVNVGLGDDDARSQAKQFANLSAMVADEAVINQQPWGIDIFRTNDAPANNGGVDDEVFAYRWLQRVYWAPAEESNEQPRWLWLPVAPKEIEAELFFSSQLTLRLEMESIELQIGQKVPVEKKPENQKIEIKPDIYFWGNGEITPFKVQFYSRDGEQLLHTVSGDLLGRIALDLPNDE, via the coding sequence ATGCATTCACATCAGCAGGGCTTCAGCCTCATAGAGCTACTAGTCGTGCTACTCATCATTGGCTTTGGTATCGGCATGGTTGCCGTTAACGTAGGATTGGGTGATGACGACGCTCGCAGCCAAGCAAAGCAATTTGCTAACCTCAGCGCCATGGTGGCCGACGAAGCGGTGATTAATCAACAGCCCTGGGGTATAGATATTTTTCGCACCAATGATGCGCCCGCTAATAATGGCGGCGTTGATGATGAAGTGTTTGCCTATCGCTGGTTGCAACGAGTGTATTGGGCTCCAGCTGAAGAGAGTAACGAGCAGCCGCGCTGGTTATGGCTGCCGGTAGCGCCTAAAGAAATAGAAGCAGAATTATTCTTTTCGTCACAACTTACGCTGCGTTTAGAAATGGAAAGCATAGAGCTGCAGATAGGGCAAAAAGTACCGGTAGAAAAAAAACCAGAAAACCAAAAAATAGAGATAAAACCCGATATTTATTTTTGGGGTAATGGCGAAATTACACCTTTTAAAGTGCAGTTCTACAGCCGCGATGGCGAGCAACTACTGCATACTGTTAGCGGTGATTTACTGGGCCGTATAGCCTTAGATTTACCCAATGATGAATAG
- the gspE gene encoding type II secretion system ATPase GspE — MHVPFSFAQAHGVIIDNSQATPVLLHRDSLRLATLLEVQRVLGSHFTCSQLSDDEFQRRLSLRYQRDNNEAVQMAEDMGADIDLSRLADEIPDMGDLMDAEDDAPVIRLINAILSQAVREQASDIHIETFENKLTVRFRVDGVLTEVLSPKRMLAPLLVSRLKVMAKLDIAEKRIPQDGRISVRLAGHAVDIRVSTIPSAHGERVVLRLLDKQAGQLQLSQLHMSEQVYNKFQKLLHTPHGIILVTGPTGSGKTTTLYAGLTEINDSSRNILTIEDPIEYILPGIGQTQVNAKVDMTFARGLRAILRQDPDVVMVGEIRDTETADIAVQASLTGHLVLSTLHTNTAIGAVTRLQDMGVEPFLLSSSVIGLMAQRLIRLLCSHCKEPYQAGESELALLNLPGQTAQLFRSKGCSHCNNTGYRGRTGIYELIEVDDQLRLMMHEQAGEQAMTAYARQSSNSILEDGRQRILAGKTTVEEVLRVTAA, encoded by the coding sequence ATGCATGTGCCTTTTAGTTTTGCTCAAGCCCATGGCGTAATTATTGATAATAGCCAAGCTACGCCGGTGCTATTACATAGGGATAGTTTACGCTTAGCGACGCTGTTAGAAGTGCAGCGAGTATTGGGCAGCCATTTCACCTGTAGCCAATTAAGCGATGATGAATTTCAACGGCGGCTAAGCCTGCGTTATCAGCGTGATAATAACGAAGCCGTGCAAATGGCTGAAGATATGGGTGCCGACATAGACTTATCGCGCTTGGCCGATGAAATTCCCGACATGGGTGATTTAATGGATGCCGAAGATGATGCTCCGGTTATCCGTTTAATCAATGCCATCTTATCGCAGGCGGTGCGCGAGCAAGCTTCTGATATCCATATCGAAACCTTTGAAAATAAACTCACCGTACGTTTTCGGGTAGACGGTGTGTTAACCGAAGTACTAAGCCCCAAGCGTATGCTGGCCCCCTTGTTGGTTTCGCGTTTAAAAGTGATGGCGAAATTAGATATTGCCGAAAAACGGATACCGCAAGATGGCCGCATCTCGGTGCGCCTAGCAGGCCATGCGGTGGATATACGAGTGTCGACTATTCCTTCTGCACACGGCGAACGGGTGGTGCTGCGTTTGTTAGATAAACAGGCGGGGCAGTTACAGTTATCGCAGCTGCATATGAGCGAACAGGTATATAATAAATTTCAAAAATTATTACATACACCGCATGGCATTATTTTAGTCACTGGCCCCACAGGCTCCGGTAAAACCACCACACTGTATGCTGGCCTCACCGAAATTAACGACAGCAGCCGTAATATTTTAACCATAGAAGACCCCATAGAATATATTTTGCCGGGTATAGGCCAAACGCAAGTGAATGCCAAAGTCGACATGACATTTGCCCGTGGCCTGCGTGCTATTTTGCGACAAGATCCGGACGTAGTCATGGTCGGTGAAATACGCGATACCGAAACCGCCGACATCGCCGTGCAAGCCAGTTTAACTGGCCACTTGGTATTATCGACTTTGCATACCAACACCGCCATAGGTGCGGTAACCCGTTTGCAAGATATGGGGGTAGAGCCGTTTTTATTATCCTCCAGTGTCATTGGTTTAATGGCACAGCGTTTAATCCGTTTGCTGTGCAGCCATTGCAAAGAGCCTTACCAGGCGGGCGAATCGGAATTGGCGTTGCTCAATTTACCGGGGCAAACCGCGCAGCTGTTTAGATCTAAAGGCTGCTCGCACTGTAATAACACTGGCTACCGTGGCCGTACCGGTATTTATGAATTAATCGAAGTGGATGATCAACTGCGGCTGATGATGCACGAGCAAGCCGGCGAGCAAGCGATGACCGCCTATGCGCGGCAATCCTCCAATAGTATTTTAGAAGATGGCCGTCAACGTATATTGGCAGGCAAAACTACGGTAGAAGAGGTGTTGCGGGTAACCGCAGCGTAA
- the gspD gene encoding type II secretion system secretin GspD, with protein MSFIVTRSRQIKPWLWLLVSAALAMPAVALEKTWTLNSKEMDIQQLIISVAKATDKTIIIDPKVKGKVQVISSKPLNREQYYNLFLTILDIHGFAAIENTGVVRVVPTKDARSSPVPVELDSGPETSEVITQVIQLENISAAKLIPVLRPLAPQQSHMAAYAPSNAIIISDTRANILRIQKIIQQIDRSAQEKTEIVSLEHAAAEEVVKMLEKLQKREQTKGQPESASTLLVADKRTNSILINGDELERQRIKILVKHLDTPLTQSGNVKVVYLEYAEAEELSKMLSKVIQNIDGMSQNDGVKSAKKSVATVEADAGTNALIITADADVMQSLLSVVQRLDIRRAQVLVEAIIVEMSADNGQSLGVEWLFSDDNGSYGSSSGAGLAGALGAASTGEDSDGNTVDPTLGLAGALSQVPGQVLGIGRLDKALSFNVVLNALKTNSQANILSTPSLLTLDNEEASIVVGQSIPFVTGSYTSTGGTSSNPGNPFQTVERENVGITLKVTPQINEGDSLILALSQEVSDAIPGSAINGNLITTERKINTKILANNGQTIVLGGLIKDNVTETQQKVPFLGDIPFLGALFRSTSTTYGKTHLLVFLRSSIIRDNREMDAVTAVKYKLIRQKQLERIEGGVEFVDHAVLPLLPEWQEQLNQLDDIREQQRLEQKQAADTALQGG; from the coding sequence GTGAGTTTTATTGTGACCCGTAGTCGTCAAATTAAACCGTGGTTGTGGTTGCTAGTTAGCGCGGCTTTAGCTATGCCCGCTGTGGCACTAGAAAAAACCTGGACTTTGAACTCCAAGGAAATGGATATACAGCAGCTGATTATCAGCGTGGCCAAGGCTACCGATAAAACCATCATCATAGATCCCAAGGTGAAGGGCAAGGTGCAAGTGATTTCATCCAAGCCCTTAAACCGCGAGCAGTACTACAACTTATTTTTAACCATCTTGGATATCCATGGCTTTGCCGCTATAGAAAATACCGGTGTGGTACGGGTAGTGCCCACCAAAGATGCGCGCAGTTCGCCGGTGCCGGTAGAGCTGGATTCTGGCCCAGAAACCAGTGAGGTGATCACTCAAGTTATTCAGCTAGAGAATATTTCGGCAGCCAAACTGATTCCCGTGTTGCGGCCCTTAGCGCCACAGCAATCCCATATGGCCGCCTATGCGCCTAGCAACGCCATTATTATTTCCGACACGCGCGCCAATATTTTACGCATACAAAAAATCATTCAACAGATCGATAGATCGGCCCAGGAAAAAACTGAAATTGTTAGCCTAGAGCATGCCGCCGCTGAAGAAGTGGTAAAAATGTTAGAGAAGCTACAAAAGCGTGAGCAAACTAAGGGCCAGCCTGAATCGGCATCCACTTTATTGGTTGCCGATAAGCGTACCAATAGCATATTAATCAACGGCGATGAGTTAGAGCGCCAGCGCATTAAAATTTTGGTTAAGCATTTGGATACACCGCTAACCCAAAGCGGCAACGTGAAAGTGGTTTACTTGGAGTATGCCGAAGCCGAAGAGCTGTCAAAAATGCTCAGTAAAGTCATACAAAACATTGATGGTATGTCACAGAATGATGGTGTTAAGTCAGCGAAAAAATCTGTGGCTACGGTTGAGGCAGATGCCGGCACCAATGCCTTAATTATCACCGCCGATGCCGATGTGATGCAGTCTTTATTATCGGTGGTGCAGCGTTTAGATATACGCCGTGCGCAAGTGTTGGTTGAGGCTATTATTGTAGAAATGTCCGCCGATAATGGCCAAAGCCTAGGCGTAGAGTGGTTGTTTTCTGATGACAATGGCTCCTATGGCTCTTCTTCCGGCGCCGGTTTGGCTGGGGCTTTAGGCGCTGCCAGCACCGGCGAGGATAGCGATGGTAATACCGTCGATCCAACCTTGGGTTTGGCCGGAGCACTGTCGCAAGTACCTGGGCAGGTGTTAGGCATCGGTCGTTTGGATAAGGCCTTAAGTTTTAATGTGGTGCTCAATGCCTTAAAAACCAATAGCCAAGCCAATATATTATCTACTCCTTCTTTATTAACCTTAGATAACGAAGAGGCCTCTATAGTGGTGGGGCAAAGCATTCCCTTTGTGACGGGCTCTTACACCAGCACCGGTGGCACATCATCTAATCCCGGTAACCCCTTTCAAACCGTAGAGCGGGAAAACGTGGGTATTACCTTAAAAGTGACGCCACAAATTAATGAGGGCGATTCTTTAATACTGGCGCTTTCGCAGGAAGTGTCAGACGCTATACCCGGTTCGGCCATTAACGGTAACTTGATTACCACCGAGCGAAAAATCAATACCAAAATTTTAGCGAATAACGGCCAAACTATCGTTTTGGGTGGCTTGATCAAAGACAATGTCACTGAAACTCAGCAAAAAGTCCCTTTCCTAGGTGATATCCCCTTTCTTGGAGCTTTATTTAGAAGCACTAGCACCACTTACGGTAAAACGCATTTGTTGGTGTTTTTGCGTTCCAGCATTATTCGCGATAATCGCGAGATGGATGCAGTCACAGCCGTTAAATATAAACTGATAAGACAAAAACAATTAGAGCGTATAGAGGGCGGGGTAGAGTTTGTGGATCATGCCGTCCTACCACTATTGCCTGAGTGGCAGGAGCAACTAAACCAGTTAGACGATATACGTGAGCAGCAAAGGTTAGAGCAAAAACAGGCAGCCGATACTGCATTGCAGGGTGGTTGA
- the gspJ gene encoding type II secretion system minor pseudopilin GspJ: MKTYISQQKQQQGFTLIEVVLAMAITAFVAALGYSAISTAISTAEQHELKAQELSDVQLALTVLERDIRNAVARPIIDEYSHEQAALSGGDLAEFPLQLTRRGWTNPSEIRRGELQRVRYEFSDNTLWREHWLVLDRVDEDSSKQRVKLIADVESFELRFLKPDATASNDIGGEWQANWDETKLPAALEIKLQLNRFGLVRRVFEILSTP, translated from the coding sequence ATGAAAACATACATATCTCAACAAAAGCAGCAGCAAGGTTTCACCTTAATAGAGGTGGTGCTGGCTATGGCTATCACCGCTTTTGTGGCGGCTTTGGGTTACAGTGCCATTAGTACGGCTATTAGCACTGCCGAACAACATGAATTAAAAGCGCAAGAGCTTAGCGATGTGCAGCTGGCCCTAACTGTATTAGAGCGCGATATACGCAATGCGGTAGCGCGGCCCATCATCGATGAATACAGCCATGAGCAGGCGGCGTTGAGTGGTGGAGATTTAGCCGAGTTTCCGCTGCAACTGACCCGGCGCGGTTGGACTAACCCCAGCGAGATACGCCGCGGTGAATTACAGCGCGTGCGTTATGAGTTTAGCGATAACACCTTATGGCGTGAGCATTGGCTGGTGTTGGATAGGGTAGATGAAGATAGCAGCAAGCAGCGCGTAAAATTAATTGCTGATGTCGAGAGCTTTGAACTGCGTTTTTTAAAACCCGATGCCACCGCGAGTAATGATATAGGCGGCGAATGGCAGGCCAATTGGGATGAGACGAAATTACCCGCAGCTTTGGAAATAAAGCTACAACTAAATCGTTTTGGCTTAGTGAGGCGTGTCTTTGAAATACTTAGCACGCCCTAA
- the gspF gene encoding type II secretion system inner membrane protein GspF, producing MAAYAYKALDAKGKMTKGIVEGDSERQVRSLLRAQQLKPVEVSSAAGARASTSDNKTDKQGGGLFKTRISSADLSMLTRQLATLIQSNMPLDEALTASAQQARKPKIKSLILQVRARVLEGHSLAYALGDFPQVFNSMYCAMVKAGEHAGFLGLVLEQLADYTENSQYTQQKLKMAMIYPIILMLVAVGVVSLLMIFVVPELVGLFQQSRTELPAITVVLISLSDFINSSGHWLLIAIIAFIVAIKQLLKKPSRRYLWHKLQLKLPFIGDFFTAADSARFASTLSILASSGVPLLEALRIAGAVLNNLQLRAASEQVAVAVQEGMSLNKALNQAGVFPPMMVHMVASGEASGELEGMLARCAKNQERELEMTLGSVMAVMEPMMIVLMAAVVGLIVVAILLPIVQMNNLVA from the coding sequence ATGGCTGCATATGCGTACAAGGCGTTAGACGCCAAAGGCAAAATGACTAAGGGCATAGTCGAGGGCGACTCCGAGCGGCAGGTACGCAGCCTATTGCGAGCGCAGCAATTAAAACCGGTAGAAGTCAGTTCCGCTGCTGGGGCTAGAGCTAGCACTAGCGATAACAAAACCGATAAGCAGGGCGGCGGGCTTTTTAAAACCCGTATTAGCTCCGCCGATCTCTCTATGCTCACCCGCCAATTGGCCACCTTAATACAATCCAATATGCCCTTGGATGAAGCCTTAACCGCTTCAGCACAACAAGCCAGAAAGCCAAAAATAAAAAGTTTGATTCTACAAGTTCGGGCACGCGTATTAGAAGGCCATAGCTTGGCCTACGCCTTGGGTGATTTTCCGCAGGTGTTTAACAGCATGTATTGCGCCATGGTGAAAGCGGGCGAGCACGCGGGCTTTTTAGGTTTGGTGTTAGAGCAGTTAGCGGATTACACCGAAAACAGCCAGTACACCCAGCAAAAATTAAAAATGGCGATGATCTACCCCATTATTTTAATGTTAGTGGCGGTGGGCGTAGTGTCGCTGCTAATGATATTTGTAGTGCCAGAGCTAGTGGGTTTGTTTCAGCAATCGCGCACAGAATTACCCGCCATCACCGTAGTACTTATTTCCCTCAGCGATTTTATTAATAGCTCGGGGCATTGGTTATTAATCGCCATAATTGCGTTTATTGTTGCCATTAAACAATTACTCAAGAAACCCAGTCGCCGTTACCTCTGGCATAAGCTGCAATTAAAGCTGCCGTTTATAGGCGACTTTTTTACCGCCGCCGATAGCGCCCGCTTTGCCTCCACCTTAAGTATTTTAGCCTCCAGCGGTGTGCCGCTGTTAGAGGCACTGCGCATAGCCGGTGCCGTGCTTAATAATTTACAACTGCGTGCGGCCAGCGAGCAAGTGGCGGTGGCGGTGCAAGAGGGCATGAGCTTAAACAAGGCGCTCAATCAAGCGGGCGTGTTTCCACCCATGATGGTGCACATGGTAGCCAGCGGTGAAGCCAGTGGCGAATTAGAAGGCATGTTGGCGCGCTGTGCTAAAAACCAAGAGCGTGAATTAGAAATGACCTTAGGCAGTGTAATGGCGGTCATGGAACCCATGATGATAGTGCTAATGGCTGCTGTTGTGGGTTTGATTGTGGTGGCGATATTACTGCCTATTGTACAAATGAATAATTTGGTAGCTTAA
- the gspL gene encoding type II secretion system protein GspL, which produces MNTPTPNNAAAIAMVKASVQANGEPYYQWLDTSSQQVHSGSAVELMASLSAATQLELIVPAQYCTLKHYGFESSESKVLRQTLPYSLEDELLTDVDELHFALGEPLQEQVPVAIISSKLLSNWLADIRAAAVDRELDIKKVIPELLMLPWLEQQWTLCVDDSGSDGDVELRYLLRSSAYQGFALPAALLPQALSLLIAEQGLPKSIVLYCTDALRDEVKAVLPEALRALVLWQSGHYWGLMTAQQTAADELNLLQAMFARGLAWRKYWLQWRKLLALLAIVAVAQLAYAYTENYHLQNKNLSLRSQIESAYRSAIPKGAVINAEKQLKRKVATLQGGSGEGFVSLLAKIAAITHTVPGFTIQSMNYSESQNEVRLTVLANSFKEVESVRSQLQQQGVQAELTGSSSEGGKTRARLRLRG; this is translated from the coding sequence GTGAACACACCAACACCCAATAACGCAGCAGCTATTGCCATGGTTAAAGCCAGCGTGCAGGCTAACGGCGAGCCTTATTATCAATGGCTAGATACCAGTAGCCAGCAGGTACACAGCGGCAGCGCGGTTGAATTAATGGCCAGCCTTAGTGCAGCTACGCAATTAGAACTTATCGTGCCCGCTCAATATTGCACACTCAAACACTACGGTTTTGAAAGCAGTGAAAGTAAAGTGCTGCGGCAAACACTGCCCTATAGTTTAGAAGATGAATTACTTACCGATGTGGATGAATTGCATTTTGCCTTGGGTGAGCCACTACAAGAACAAGTGCCCGTTGCTATTATTAGCAGTAAGCTGTTGTCTAACTGGTTGGCAGATATACGTGCAGCTGCTGTTGACCGCGAGCTAGATATTAAAAAAGTTATCCCCGAATTATTAATGTTGCCTTGGTTAGAGCAGCAATGGACTTTGTGCGTAGACGACAGTGGCAGTGACGGCGACGTAGAGCTACGTTACCTACTGCGCTCATCGGCTTATCAAGGTTTTGCCTTGCCTGCAGCGTTATTACCACAGGCGCTAAGTTTGCTTATAGCCGAGCAGGGGCTACCCAAAAGCATCGTGCTGTATTGCACTGATGCACTACGCGACGAGGTTAAAGCGGTGTTGCCAGAAGCGTTGCGCGCATTAGTGCTATGGCAAAGCGGCCATTATTGGGGGCTAATGACGGCCCAGCAAACAGCGGCCGATGAGCTTAACCTGTTACAGGCCATGTTTGCTCGTGGTTTGGCCTGGCGCAAATACTGGCTGCAGTGGCGCAAGCTGCTAGCCTTATTGGCGATAGTTGCGGTGGCACAATTAGCCTATGCCTATACCGAAAATTATCACCTGCAAAACAAAAACCTCAGCCTGCGCAGCCAAATAGAAAGCGCCTATCGCAGCGCCATACCAAAAGGCGCGGTGATAAATGCCGAAAAACAATTAAAACGTAAAGTGGCAACCTTGCAGGGTGGTAGCGGTGAAGGCTTTGTTAGTCTGCTAGCAAAAATAGCCGCCATCACCCATACCGTGCCGGGTTTTACCATACAAAGCATGAATTACAGCGAAAGCCAAAACGAAGTGCGCTTAACCGTATTGGCCAATAGCTTTAAAGAGGTAGAGAGTGTGCGCAGCCAGTTACAGCAACAAGGCGTGCAGGCGGAGTTAACCGGTAGCAGCAGTGAAGGGGGTAAAACCCGGGCGCGTTTGCGCTTGAGGGGTTAA
- the gspI gene encoding type II secretion system minor pseudopilin GspI, protein MMNSINIIRWCKHKKQRGFTLIEVMVALFIVATAVSALMLKMMSLVDDTIYLDQKTVAQWVALNQIELQRISNKNSNTVLKDEKSGQEDMANRSWYWKIKPIKTANQGFIQMQVSVSDQPNSDQPLVTIMALADSFHRR, encoded by the coding sequence ATGATGAATAGCATAAACATAATTAGATGGTGCAAGCATAAAAAACAACGAGGCTTTACCCTCATAGAGGTGATGGTGGCTTTGTTTATAGTCGCTACGGCCGTTTCGGCCTTAATGCTCAAAATGATGAGTTTGGTTGATGACACCATTTACTTAGATCAAAAAACGGTAGCCCAGTGGGTGGCATTAAACCAAATTGAGTTACAGCGTATTAGCAATAAAAATAGCAATACCGTATTAAAGGATGAAAAGAGCGGCCAAGAAGATATGGCCAACCGCAGCTGGTATTGGAAAATAAAACCGATTAAAACGGCTAACCAAGGCTTTATCCAAATGCAGGTGTCGGTGAGCGACCAGCCCAATAGCGACCAGCCTTTGGTAACAATAATGGCCTTAGCCGATAGTTTCCATCGTCGCTAA
- the gspG gene encoding type II secretion system major pseudopilin GspG, producing the protein MRTAKRLQQGFSLIEIMVVLVIIGLLVSIVAPNVLDRADDARVQKVQADFSTIATTLKMYRLDNYNYPTSEQGLEALVNKPSIDPIPSNWKKNGYLEEMPKDPWGRPYLYLSPSEFSDNDFDIYTLGADGVTGGEDQNADLGTWKKDNEEG; encoded by the coding sequence ATGCGAACAGCTAAACGTTTACAGCAGGGTTTTAGTTTAATTGAGATTATGGTGGTGCTGGTTATTATAGGTTTATTGGTGAGTATAGTGGCACCTAATGTATTAGACCGTGCTGACGACGCTCGGGTACAAAAAGTACAGGCAGATTTCAGTACCATAGCCACCACTTTAAAAATGTATCGCTTAGATAATTACAATTACCCCACCAGCGAGCAGGGTTTAGAGGCTTTAGTGAACAAACCCAGCATAGACCCCATACCCAGCAACTGGAAAAAAAATGGCTACCTAGAAGAAATGCCTAAAGATCCCTGGGGCCGTCCCTACCTATACCTAAGCCCAAGCGAGTTCAGCGATAACGATTTCGACATCTACACCCTAGGTGCCGATGGCGTAACCGGCGGCGAAGACCAAAACGCCGACCTGGGCACGTGGAAAAAAGACAACGAAGAAGGTTGA